atctttcagctccttgttcctcatgctgtagatgagagggttcagtgttggaggcaccaacgcgtacagaacactcaccaccagatccatagctggggaggagatggaggggggcttcaggtaggcaaagatgatagtgctgacaaacagggagaccacggccaggtgagggaggcacgtggaaaaggctttgtttcggccctgctcagaggggatcctcagcacagcagtgaagatctgcacgtaggacagcacaatgaaaatgaaacacccaaagactaaacaaagactaaccaccagaagcccaacttccctgaggtaggagtctgagcaggagagcttgaggatctggggaacttcacagaagaactggtccactgtgttgtcttggcagagtggtatggaaaatgtattaacagtgtgcatcacagaatagagaaaactagtgccccaggcagctgctgccattttgacacaagctctgctgcccatgatggtcccatagtggaggggtctgcagatggcaacatagcggtcataggccatgactgtgagaacagaatactctcctgttaacaagaagaaaaccaggaagacttgagcagcacatcctgagtaggaaatggccctggtgtcccacagggaattggccatggatttggggacagtggtggagatggtgccaatgtcaaggagggagaggttgaggaggaagaagtacatgggggtgtggaggcggtggtcgcaggctacagctatgatgatgaggccgttgcccaggagggcagccaggtagaggcccaggaagagcgagaagtgcaagagctgcagctcccgtgtgtccgcgaatgccaagaggaggaactcgttgagggagctgctgttggacattttattatctctgggcatgggggactgtgcaaagaagaaaagacacggAGAAGttagaagagacttttcaagcacaaaacccccaaatgttgcagttctctctttcagctggaggatgatcgtGGTCATATGTTGCACTAGAaggaaacaagcccctgctgagagcacaccagtccactttcaaagtgcacatctccaaacttctcaccctttctccgggcacctgagggagctctccacactccccttctagacaaggacacacagggctcttttcagatgcccacatacagcctcccaccaccatctccatactctcagcatctctgcaccttcctcatgggtctctcagatatcacagaggtgctatgagacagcagtgcctttctaggggGCAGGTcagagcctggcaggacaccacagggaaaccgTCAAAGGACCTTTAGGATTGAAAAcgggctctccttaaaggagagtcagctcatttctgaACCTCACTGACTggattttctggagctccacaagtcagaaggggactggggccacctcattcccatgcagacccctctgttccacaacttgcagcatcagtgtctgaactgcagctgaaatcccccaaccccagaaaacccctaaacaagaagaggagcagcatggctacgaggggaaacaaggagcaacaccatgatcctgctgccaagggaggcaaggagagagacagagaggcattctggaaagccttccccttacacagctggacatgccacctcgcagacggcaACATTGCAGGAGAGTCGCTCTCagctcctttgtcaggcagcatgaaatgggcccatagcaggagagatgcccctctcctctgccagaggtctggctgcagaggaggtggctcatgccctgcagttccctctcattccctgcccatccctgctgcctggaactgtccctgctggcagctctttctctgtcacaacatcttctccctgtcagtgctcacagacaccatcccgcATGCtgggtgctcacttctgccctgcagaaacctcccggatcagggcactgtctacaggcatctctgtgcatgcacgtcctaaggagcaggtcacaaaactcctatgaggccacaacgtgatggtgatgttgatgctgtctttagACTAAGGTGGAGAAGAAGCATctttctgaggtttctcactgacctattaatgtctgagagtgaaggtttaggactccCACTTCCTTCACAAAATAGAAAGCCTGTtcattcattctccctgccaaatgtaggaacctgaaagtgcagacacctgaaggaaagctccttccctttcaagaagcccttctcttgatctcctcctgAAAAAAACCCTTGTACATATCCTGCGCttcagctagagctgtgagcagccgtgatccacgcagcaccctctcagcaggagaatgaacctgccctgctgggggtcgctcctctctcaCAGTGTTTCTCCCTGTAGtgatgtggggagctccccaggcaggctgagggctgaccatcgctggcagcacagtcactgccccaggcacacagcaccctggggtgcggggacactgctctgaatcacagccctgcacagacctgtgtgtgctccctggcttcacaccctgcagccacccctggcagaatggagctacaCGCCctatccctgtgatggtgtgtcaaggaatccctgctctgaagcatctcctcctctgcctatgcactggaagagctgggagagcgatccttaaaaagcctatcagttataggatgggatgggttcagaagacccctccagcaacctcagtagcattgccctgaagccagagacttaacgtgtcaagggctgtgaagatttctcccacaaggagctctcctctctcttcccattccacactgccttgcacttctctctgccttgtctcctctcatgtcagcagcagcaggcagtgcccagagccctgctgctctttgcagaggagctgctcctgcacacagctgtctctgggcagcgctgcccgcttgccataaactccctccattcctggagcctgtccccatgctggaacaaaggcccagctgagctcatgaatttctctgtcccttgggctccctcctcctgggaaatgttcactccaataaaccaaaataatcaccagtgggccctctctaagcactgaaggaagactcattccagcattacagattgtttcatcagagcatggttatctgcaagaggtggaaatgtcccactctggaaacccctattcccatctcttaactaggcaggacatgtagaaagaagcaagaagggagctgattgacacctggttcaggtgctgactcagatgagtcaatgtgggcacctcattctgTTTTGGAAGGCCCTGGACTGGAGTgagattcagcaaactcctgtgaactccacaaacacacagcaggtgggattccccttgcccaagctgaagtgagcaccacacagatgtctgcatgggagccctttctccaagctcccattgtaatcacctgaaatggagggtgggagtcagttgctcacacacaaacacctggtgacattggaagagacagaggtggtcccaggcatgtgccagtgtctgcttgctctgatggagcaactgggacacccacatccttctagagcatgatttGGGGGCCAGGtgcagaattcccttggtcatctcaaatgacactagatacccactactgttagagcacccctcactatgatgctgagacacatggagatgcctacagtgcaaactgctaatgtaattcagtgcagacacttgatttaatgacatagaaacaggctggcagggccatgccagatgcctggggtttctagcacaactgcatggatgggacctatgggaaaaccatgcccctttggagtggttgctgggcagacaacacaggttatctcaggctttcctacctgtgcccagagaactgaatcccaccactgcctttaggcaaagtccaccccgactgcattcaagcgtgctgcataaatgggaggcacatcacaccaaggtctctgctctagtctctgcactctcaaaccttttttattcttctcttctgAAACTCTTCTTACACCTGGacaacatgaactgggactgtgctaatgatgacctcagggtgcctggatcacaggctgcccaggcccagggacttcttctgtggcaccttgtcctgcctgcagatcgcttcacctctgtcacaggccccaaggtgcttccAATCAGCTCAGGCAGGCAACCCTTCTCCTTCCAGGTCTGCACAGCCcggctctgtttctcgctggccttgggcactgcaggctttgctctctcagtgggaacctccttgcaccattacattgccacctgttatctaggccagcatggctctgctctgaagtggggtcattgcacacatggtgtccttggctcacagtaacatgtttcaccacgaccagtctgttctctgtgccacagctgaggctctgcaacccaaatacacacaagtgcatgcagcctggggcacacagaggagcagatggagacacacaagctgtcacaggactgaaacatggttggaataactgagatgtggtgggaccactaccatgactggagggctgtgatggcagggtacaagctctgcaggcaagaccattagggaagatgagcagggggggatGCGCGTtatgtgaagggacagctcagatgtatggagctcttgcatgggacgGACATGAGTTTGGGTGAGAgtgtgtgcatgagcatcagagtaaaggcaTTGTTGTGATGGGTGTTACAGACCCCCCGATgaaggtgaggaggtggatgcagtctcctttaagcaacctgaggaagtcagtgggtcacagggcctggttcttatggggggactttaatctccctgatattcattggaagggcaaacagcagggtgcaagcagtcctggagatttcaggagggtgtcagggacagcttccaagcacagctccctgatgggccaggaagggtgatgctcacctggatctggtactcacacaaggaagcacagatcagggctgtgataatctgtggaaaccttgtctgcagtgactatggaatagtggagtcccagatcgtgagggcagtgaggaaggacaatagtagtgtacacaCTCCAGccatcaaaggaggaaactttgtcctctccaggggactggtgggggatcccaatggaggcagctctgaggggcaatggagcttatgaaaaccagcaggtctttaaggacagcagccaccaagcacaaggacggTCCATagtgatacccattagaactaggagacatcttgggagatcagcttggttaaacaggatgctgttgtccaccaaagtagggatggtgaaaccaaagctccccgaGTGTAGACACTTGCAGCAGatatcaagggcatgaagaagagctgctactactccgctAACACAGAATGAATAagcaaagaacacctggtctcactgctgaatggggcaggggctctagtaatagc
The DNA window shown above is from Apteryx mantelli isolate bAptMan1 chromosome 11, bAptMan1.hap1, whole genome shotgun sequence and carries:
- the LOC136993156 gene encoding olfactory receptor 14C36-like, with the protein product MSNSSSLNEFLLLAFADTRELQLLHFSLFLGLYLAALLGNGLIIIAVACDHRLHTPMYFFLLNLSLLDIGTISTTVPKSMANSLWDTRAISYSGCAAQVFLVFFLLTGEYSVLTVMAYDRYVAICRPLHYGTIMGSRACVKMAAAAWGTSFLYSVMHTVNTFSIPLCQDNTVDQFFCEVPQILKLSCSDSYLREVGLLVVSLCLVFGCFIFIVLSYVQIFTAVLRIPSEQGRNKAFSTCLPHLAVVSLFVSTIIFAYLKPPSISSPAMDLVVSVLYALVPPTLNPLIYSMRNKELKDALRKVISWTF